Genomic segment of Anguilla rostrata isolate EN2019 chromosome 13, ASM1855537v3, whole genome shotgun sequence:
AGTCATCACTTGTACCCCCTTGAATGTGCAACATTTTCCCTTAAGTTTCTAGTTTAGTCTATAAGAGATTAGGTTAAAACAATAAACTCTATGGCACAGATTCACTTAACAACACTGGATACACGCAATGTACATGCAACATTTTTATAGCTCACACGTAAATTCTGTATGTTTGCGTTGATAGCATTTCAAATGATAAAGCCATTACCATAATCAAATATCATTGGTGTATGTCTTACTGTAAGTTTTTAATAAATGGGACAATGTTGACACACTTGTTTTTACACAGGCCTCATTCTCTgagggaggggttggggtgAAGAAACGTCAGTGTAAATCTGTACCACCCCAAAGCGTAGGTGCTTGCTGATATGACCTGGGCTGTGTGGAAGTGGAAGGTCAGCACAGAATGTATATTATCAAGAGCCTGACGTCTATGATACACCAATTCACTCTCGTAAACACGCTACTCAATATCTTTTGTAATGTATGTGAGGGTGCCTGGTGTACGTGGGTAAAGTAATTGGCAGCCCAGAATGCAGTGACGTTAGATCACGCTGTCTAAACATAATAATTGTCTTAActctgccctctggtggacatTATTACTCAATACCAATCATTCCATATAAATTAGAAATGCAAGGGGAAAATCCTGTTTTTCTTGATGTTCTTAAAGTcatttggaaaaatacaagGGTGTTTCTTAGAAGTATTTAGGACAGAATATCCACCACATTAAGTGCTTATGTGgttggattctttttttttgtaattcaaatgTTAGGAAACAAATAGGATCATTTACCCTTAGAGAGATCACAGATTTATAGAATTGCTTAAGATCAGGTATGGTCATCTTAACAAGCATGAACAATGTTACTTAATGAAAACAACATTGTGTAAATGTTGTCAacaagacacaaaaacagtGTAACATAATAGGCAAGAAAAGAGCTTTCCCTCTCAAAATATAAACTACAAATATTGGAAGAGTGTTCtctggtacttttttttgtcaaaacaaggCATTCTTACATTTCTGAGCACAAAGCAAACACATTAAGTCAATTGCAGAGTGCTttgctggagtttaaacctcttTAAACCCCtgtagaccacagaactgcattacaactggaaagGTTCATCGGTGTTTCACAGATTTAGACAGCTGTTCCAGTCGTGAATTCAGTTTGGTGGTTCAGgtgtttaaacctgaggtttaaaactccagctaagcataCTGCAATTGAGCCATTATGATTTCTACACACGGGAAACGTTTAAGGTGTTTTCGACTCCCTATCTGTTCAGGGTCTATGCGAGTGCGTTATCTCCTGAAGTGGTCACAAACAGCCTTTCAGTAAGCCCACGACGTTCAGCTGACAGCGCCAGGAATCTTGCCTCCGCCCCCGGCGTGTGTATCCGCAATATGTCAGCCCACGCTCTGAAATTCCGACATTCCCACAGGATCACAAATCCACTTGTTCAGAAAGGGCTCGATGTGTAGCTGTGTAACCTAAGAATACGCTGCTTTAACTCCTAAACTGTCGCATCGCACTGCAGTCACAAGCGACACCTTTCCAATTGGACGTAAATACAGTAGCACTGAACGTACTGTTTTATCTGACATAAGGTCGCTATTTTGCCTCAATGAAAAAAGATGTCAGGGGCAcctgaatgcatttatttaattgttttctctGCTGGAAATTCCAGCTAAGCGCAGCTGGGATTCCAAGATGGTTTAAGTTGCGTTTTTATACACTatctggtcaaagctggtcttTTTAAAGTTGACTGAGGTAATTCAGTTAATGCAGCTAAGAGTGGAGAGCTGGCCTGGCTTTAGTAATGAATCAGTATTCCCCCGAACCATATTCACTTGTAATGGATGTATAATAAATGTTTCAACATTGTTTGCAGTTGATCAAAAGTATCTTTGAGAAAGTTAGTCTTCCTTGACGCAGATGCTGCCAGCCCAGCTaagaatatttaatgaatacttgtgctctgaatatttaatgaatacttGGGCTCGTGTTATGAGAGTAGGCAGTGGAGCGATGGAATTTATAAGGGAAGAGTTGCAGTATTGTTGCTGCTACTCAGACCCTTGTGTCTTCGATGAGAATTTCCACAGAGCTGCTGTTATAAACGCGGAGAATGGGTTCCCAAGCCTACCTTATTCTGCATGAGTTTACAGATCCATCTCAAAGGATTCCTGGGTCTCCAGAGTGCACTGCAAAGCCCAGAGACTTACTCTGCTGAATATGCCTTTCTGTGAAGCAGTGCTTGCTGCTTCATGTAACTTCATATGAAATTTACTTTGAACTCATTTTCTTCTTGTCTTCTGCTTTTGAACAAATGCACTTGAAGCAGAGCTGAACGGATTCAGTGTTTTTAAGAAGACACTAAACGAGAGAATAATTCAAGTGAATTCCTCTCTCAATTCAAGGACTCTTATCATGCATACAGTAGCAATGACTGACATGCGTAACGGGCAGCCTTGCTTGCTAAACAAACTGATGATTTCTAGGtcatatgtaatgtaatgtacacttCATGTCCTGTTCTACGTTTTGCCCAACTGGAGTTTGATGCTTTTTAGAAAactcaaaaaaagtttgatatagctcaggaggtaagagcggttgtctggcagtcagagggttgccggttcgatcccccgccctgggcgtgtcgaagtgtccctgagcaagacacctaacccctaattgctcccaacgagctgattggtacattgcatggcagcctttcaccgttggtgtgtgagtgtatgagtgaatgggtgaatgagaggcatcaattgtaaagcgctttggataaaagcgctatataaatgcagtccatttaccattaccattcaATTACTTGCCAATTAAATGCAAGATCCATTGtatttacagagagagaaaaaagctcTGTGCACACACTATGTCTGTAGATGCATTTTCTTCTGACAGTTTATTGTTTGCAAAGAGGCAAGCTTAGGAAGACAAGCTATTTGCAGAACAAGCACATAAAGCAGATGTTTCATGGGACATAAAGTTGTGTCAGTTTTGTCGAGGGGACGAAGGGCTAAGAAAATATGGCTCCAGCTCTCACCCGTGGAGAAAAATAGCTGTTCAAATTCAGAGCTCTGGATTCATCTCCTCATCTACCAAAACAAAGCCAGCACAGctgtcagtgacatcactgggtACTGCTTACTTTGATAAGCACTGTCAATcattggttaaaaataaataaataataaataaataaatcttacaCAACTAGGATTCTTAGAGGAAACTGTCCATTAACTTGTCCagatgctgaaaaaaatgttaaggcACGGATAGTAATATGagtaaaacaataataataataataatcatttttgctattttgctCTAGCAACCAATATTCCTATGTGTAATCCATTATTTACTCTTATTTATTCTACTTAGTACAATCACTTACTACAATatttcttattgttttttttgtttattttattttttttgctacagtatttcttattgtcttttttttcttggaaaacTAGCATTAAAAGGGCTGACACACAATCAGAGTGTTTTTGTGATGTCCTGAAAGCGCTGAGACCGGGGCAGAATGGGCCGGCTCGGAACACTGCTGATCACAAACAGGCGGGTGAGAAAGGGGCGCGGCGAATAAAAGGGCGATTGTTGGCGCGGCggtgagggggcaggggcacGGCCCGGGTTTCTGAGCTCCCTTTCAACCCCACAATCGACAAACGCGAGAGGCTGCGCGTCAGGCTGCTGTATCAGCTGCGCGGCTCCTCAAGACTTCCCAGGAGCCCGTTCACCACCGGAACCTCGGGGTCCCGAGGGGAAACGCAGATCATAGCCGTTCCCGACGGCCCGCCTGGCTACTTCTCAGTGGCACCCCTCTGCACCCTGGTCGCTAGACGCTTCGGGCTTCTCGACCTGCAGAAGCTCGCCGAGAGGAACCAAGAGCAACCAGGAGGAAACGGTCGGACAGGAAGAGAGCCAGTTATGGACTTTATTAAATCACTGGTGAGTTTCTTTTTGagaattgcttttcctttttttcctcggAGATGTTTTTTTGACCTACCATACCCAGAAAACTGTCTGATCTGTATGAATAAAGATTTTGTGGGCCTATGTTCTATATTAAGTTTAGATTCTCTTTGGAAACAAATAGAAGTAGGCTATGTCAGTGAACACAGTTTTTAAGGCTACTAGCAGAAACTACAGATGGAATTTGCAGAGGCGTAAAAATCAGTTATGCCtgaaatctattttaattaTACTGACAACTTTTAATTCTGGAAGCTATTGGTTCTGTAATATTCAGGACAATGGCTTGCATATTATAATCATATGTCATAAATACAACATACAAAAGCAACTTTACTTACTCCTGTCTGTTAGTACTTTATGCTCATTTGAGCTACATAATTGAATCAATTTGATTATTGACTTAGCATCCATTTCAAACTTCTGAAACATACTTGCATCCAATGTCCATCAGTTGTAAGGTAAATTATGACATAAATAGGTCTGAAATAGGTATTCTTTGTATCATTGTCATCCTTCATTTTACAGTTCTTTAATTTACCAGTTAAATCCCATTTAGATCAACATTTGGTTTAATAGGAGACAAAgggtgcatgtgtttggggTGTTGTgttctcttgtgtgtgtgtggtggtggtggagtggggggtgtaAGTCTGCAGTCACGTGAAAACAATTTTAACATTTCCAAAGTAGGCAAGGAAACAAATTATGTTGTTTTGAAAATTCTAAAATTGTTGCCCATTTAGCGAATTACACCTTACTTAGAGATAACACAGTATTTGGTTAATTTTGTGTAATTAAGAGGTatttacacacacgtgcaggaCCTGCAGAAAGAAGAAAACGATCAGAAAGCCTACAATAAAAATAGGGTTAATTACAGTCCAGGTCTCCACACTGATTACCCTAAGTTCCGTCCATAACATTTCCCCCACAGTTAAGAGCCAAGCAGCTAAGTGCATAtgcacagaataaaaaatgagaaaatatcagCATATTTTATATGCAAGTGGATGGAATTTTACAGCTCATGCCAACAACTTAAACACAGATgcagaaaatgcaatgtaatggggTGACATTAACTAGTTTCTAAAAACCTTTACAATGGGGACTGAATAGCTTTGCAATCCATctatcagccaatcagatttgattTCATGTAGCACTGTATAGCTTCCATTGAAGAGAGAATCAATGCAGGCTGGAGCAGATATAACAAAGGAGTGAAGATTCAAGCATTACCAACAATAAATAAGTCACTACAGTGGACAGATAAAAAATctgtaataatgaaaaaacattcccaaactGTATACTGTCTAGATATAGGGAGATTTCCAAGCAAGGCATTCCTGACTATTGAGTTGATGGAAGAGCACAGCAAAAAATTGTCACGtccaagaaaagagaaaaatggatTGAAATCCCTTTGGtttgaaaaaaatggcaaaacacaAGAAACTCCACAAGCAGACTCACCTTTGCTGACTGGTAGATAGCATAATGAAGCTAACCTGAAACTATGCTCtaacatatacaaaaaaataagaacatagAAGTTAAGGAAATAAACAACTATCATAAATCCAGATCACGGCACAGTAGCAGATGAAGTGGATGTGGGATTATGGGATGTCAGGGTTGAGGGCAGCCAGCTGTGGGGGGAATCTGGAAACGGAATAAGAGGAGAACAACAGGGAGCTTGTTCATAGCAGTACAAAGCATAGCATCATTGACGTGTTGACACATTATACAGTGccctacagcacactgtaattCAGCCCACACCTAGGAGGCATCTTTGAAGCTTGGCAGGAGCCTTAAGTAGATGATGGCAACGGAGATACGGGTGAAAATGGTGGGCATGCCGTGGAGAGGATGTTTAAACTTGAGgaaagcctggattcaatcaatatttgtcttAAACTTTGACTCTGACAAATTTGActttgacaaataaatgaaagtgtttgcctttttcttcacaaatacagtTGAACTCTCCAAActggaagaacatttttttgcagataGTCAGTCCTACAGTGAAGTCcttaactgatttttttttggagcccTACAATTGAAACTTTTGCAGCTTTTGGGGGTCATGGGTAACTAGCAGCCTCAGACTGTGACAGTCTTGTGGgaatatgtgaaataataaacTCACCGGAGTGCACTAGAGCGGTCATCAGAGCTAGAGCAATCATCAGAGCTAGAGCAGTCATCAGAGCTAGAGCAGCCACCAGAGCTAGAGCAGTCATCAGAGCTAGAGCAGTCATCAGATCTAGAGCAGTCATCAGAGCTAGAGCAATCATCAGAGCTAGAGCAGTCATCAGATCTAGAGCAGTCATTAGAGCTAGAGCAATCATCAGAGCTAGAGCAGTCATCAGATCTAGAGCAGTCATCAGATCTAGAGCAGCCATCAGAGTCACAACAGTGATTAGAGCTAGAGCAGTCATCAGATCTAGAGCGGCCACCAGAGCTAGAGCAATCATCAGAGTCACAACAGTGATTAGAGCTATAGAGCAGTCATCAGCGCTAGATAAGTAGCATTAAGTCAGTGATCACACAGTGTGATCGGAAGCTAATGATGGGGAAATAGCACTGGTGACACGATCAGCGTTAACACAAGGACCAAAGCACAGGGTGTTCCTAACATTGAAAGTCTGAGTATGAAGAACAGAGTGCAGTAATCTGGTTCTAAGatatatgataaaataattacagactgaatgaatgaattcataaataatgaatggcTTTTTTTCTCTTGGGTAAGGCCAAAGGCAGCAAAGAGCCAGAGGGCACATCTAAACCAGAGAAAGAACAGAAGTCCCTGAAGATGGAGAAGAGCCCTCCCGCTGGAGGGGCTGCCCCGGCACCCTCAGAGCCCAAAGAGCAGGACCCCAACGCAAAGGAGTCGGGCAGCACCTTCAGCAAGATCTTCAGGCAGAAGGTTAAAGACGCCATCTCCTCAGACACATAGAAAGGCACATTCGTTTAAGAAATCTGCTCACAGATTTACTAACAACAGCACTAATCATGGATTGAGACTGGATGTGCGTATTCAAAATGTACCATTTATCTTGGAAGTTCAATTGTACGATGAAAAGAGGAGCCAAGTTTCTGTGAACCGACACATTTGGCAATCTtacccaaatgtttttttcctctgcagtAATAGAAGGGGAATGAACATCTGGCTATATGAAGCTCTGGGAGAAATGAAATCAAGTTACTCGTCATTTCTAATAAATGTATACTGCCTGTTTAACAAAATGTCATTCTCtctattttcaaaatttcagtCTTTGAAGGACACCCAACCTGCTGCAACAAATGTAAGTATCATAACACAAATCTGTAACATTTCCATAACTTAAACCTGACTGGTGCCATCAAACTGTATTCCAACACATCTTAAATGTACCGAAGACACAGAAATGAcctgtaaaattattttgatcaAAATTCGTATGTAAGGATATTTTATGATATGAATTATACAGTGCCACAACACAGGAATAAGAGCTACTGTTGGCTTTTAATCTCATCAAGACAGAGACTATATCACATTTTTGAGTGTTTAATTGGTTATCTTGAATTTGGCATCCATTTTGTTATAACAGGTGTAGCCTCCTTTCAATAGAGTGCCACAGTGATGATGTGTTTTTGCAGGTCAACCTGGAAGTTTCTACCGCCATGTGGTCCCttggcagatttccaatgcatttttcccatagggatttcgATTTCTTTAGAAAACAAGATCTGTAGTTAACATAAGCTTAAGagagtttcacattttgttctacgatataaattacacccattaatctCTCAACCGTGAGTTTCAAAGCAGTTGTGTGCTTTAAAAAGTTACTctcaagttgctatattgaaactacaaagGTTGTTGGCGGACTCGTATGTAAACTTGAGTGGTGGGTAGTGGAATGTAACCGTTGTAGGTCTCTGCAGAAATCAAAATTtctatgggaaaaaaatcactggaaatctgccgagggaacccatggctcatAAACTCActtccgggttttaggactacaaattGTGGAACTCTAATTGACCTTTAAACAGATCAATCAACAGCAATTGGTTTATCAATTAGAAGAACAGCCATCACCTGAAGCAGGTGGAGTCCACACTGTTAAAgagttgcatttaattttctcaacttgtgtattttttttctccatttggaTTGCgagcatccattttgtttttcttctcaaaatCCCTCCCGCCACCTTGATCAGGCTCCACAGGAGGCGGACCCTGCAGCCGCTAACAAAGCCAGCAAGGCTGCTCCACCGCCCGAAGCGGCGGAAAGCAAAGGGAAAGCTCCCGTGAAAAACTCCAGCAAGAAGGAGCTGCCGAAACTGACTCTGGGCGTCCCGTCAGCCAGTAAAGACAACGCCTTCATCAAATTCTTCCGCCCAAAGGTAGCGCAGCACCTAACCATGTAAACCAATACCAAAGCTACTCAAATCCATATACAAtaagtctttattttttaacacagtaCTGGTATTTCAGTTGGAAATTAGGACACCAGAAGCCAAGCCATCAATAATGAAACCAGACTGGGTTTAATGGAAAGCATGACAACTGGGCTAAATTTGCACTGACTTGGCCTTATGTTCTAATTGGAAGTGAGATGGATGTCTAACCAGGATCCGCTTTGTGTCTGCTTTGCGTAccgactgaggaagaggaggagcggccagcagggggaacagagagagtAATGTGCTGATGAATGTTCCGTCTCTCGTTTCACCGCTCTCGTACACTTCCGTTTGTCCGCAGCGACGGGGTCCAACAGtaccaaacaaacaaagatcTCCATTGATTTTTCCATAAAACAGCGGCACTGTATAATAGACAAAATTAGCAGCCGGATGTATGCTGCACACTGGTACAGcaggttttgtttgtgtttgctaaattactttaatttttcatttgtttccagaaggtcccccccaacccccgcaaCGGATACCCCTACGATAATTTATCAAAGAAGAACGGTTTGTGGTAACAATCAGCATTattgttccttttgtttttttccctttcctttctcGTGTAAAGGTTGACCCTTCGAAGGCAGATACGCTTGAGGCGTCCTCTCTGGATAAAGCAGCAAAGCAGGAAGGGAAGAAAGCAGAAAAATCCAAAAGTCTTGCTTCCTGCTTTAAGTGTAAGGTAGGAAAACTCATTCACCTCAATATTAACAGAGAGCAcaatttcacattacattatgcAGATCCAGAGCAGCTTGAAAagatttagcttttttttttacacagtataCATTTACACAGTTAGATATTCAAGTTTATCCCGTACAAGTGAAaaatggcagtgtccttcctaggaactgaacctgcaacctttaggttacaagctcagttcctATTATAcaacactgctgccccctgctgctaatttcactaaaataaacagaacacacTGTCTCTATCATTCACCCTTGTGTCCaatgattttttctttaattaattttaactgAACTATTGGCCACAGTACaagccacacagcacaccacaggAGAGCTAGTGCTGTTCTCGGTAGAGGTGTACAGTATCATTCTCTGAGGACAACTGGCTATTTGTAGGTTCCTAGTAAATATCTGGGGGTCCTTGTGCAGTGGTAACCTCTCATGAACTTGGGCCAAATTAAACCCACTGCCTAAAGTGAACTGGCAGGCATAGACTGTGAATGGCACAGTCTGTTCCTCACAGTCTGTCTTAAACTAGTCATGTCTTTCATTCAGAGCTTGTAGCAagtgctttttcattttaatgacgtTGAAGGTTGCTGTTGTTGTCGTTATTATCGTTATTCATAGTAGTCAGAACTCCAGATTGAgattaaaatgtgaatgaacTGCATGCTATGATATGATATGTtgtttcacacacagaaccctaAACAGCAGTGATCCCATGTGGCTGATACTCCTGAAAAGGCCTTATAACACCACTATGCCTGCTGCCCGAGTTGCTTTGCTGTGACGAGAGGAAACGAAGAAAATTAGCTTTTGTGTTTGTtagtttttccttttattataTGTCGCCATTATAGAACAGGACCAGATAGCTCTGATCCTACAGGCCTAATGTGCCTGAAGCATTGTGTTTCACCCAGGAACTTAACCACTTGATTAAACTAGTTACTGTCTTGCTTGAACCATTTCAGTTTCCACTCactatttaatttataatgatgGTAATGGATTGCACTTATATAGCATCTTCAATTTCATAGTTTACAGTGAAGTGGGAACCTCACCTCAAACACCACCAAGGTGTAGCACCCACTTGCGTGAGGCATGGCATCCATTTTGTAACTGTACACTCACCATAAATCAGCTGGGGTAGACAGTGAGGGATTTATGAGGAGTGTGatggagaagaaaaaatgttggAAGCCCCTACAGGGCTACAGTTCAGCAGGCCTGATTTATAACATTGGCTGGCTGCTGTTATCTTTTGTGAGAAGACAACTATTTTATTTAACGACTCTGCCTCCTTGTTTCAATATGTACAAATGTACGGCCCTGTTACATACAATAAATTGAGAGCTTATTGTACACTGTCTTAGGAAAGCTCTGATAGAACCTTCTGTTGCATCACTAAAAGCCTAATCGGCACATTATACAATGGCTGCTAAGAGGACAAATGTACTCAATGCCTTAACCAAGCTTATGTtcgcctttttgttttttgttttttctaaatgGGTTACATTTCGGCTTACGCCCCCACCCTTTTTGTATACTCCAGTTTCTTACCTCTGTCTGGTGGGGGTAGCCACGGATGACCCCTTTCCCTCGCCTTGCCACTCGACTGACACGACCTCCGTGGGATTTATCTTCATCGTAGGCGGGGCTTCATCAAAGGGGAGGGGTCAGACTGTCATACTGTACATCGggttatataataaataattttcaccCAATAGTTTCCtggttgtttattttacatggtGTTCCTG
This window contains:
- the LOC135238010 gene encoding uncharacterized protein LOC135238010 isoform X4, which codes for MDFIKSLAKGSKEPEGTSKPEKEQKSLKMEKSPPAGGAAPAPSEPKEQDPNAKESGSTFSKIFRQKSLKDTQPAATNAPQEADPAAANKASKAAPPPEAAESKGKAPVKNSSKKELPKLTLGVPSASKDNAFIKFFRPKVDPSKADTLEASSLDKAAKQEGKKAEKSKSLASCFK
- the LOC135238010 gene encoding uncharacterized protein LOC135238010 isoform X2, which produces MEKSPPAGGAAPAPSEPKEQDPNAKESGSTFSKIFRQKSLKDTQPAATNAPQEADPAAANKASKAAPPPEAAESKGKAPVKNSSKKELPKLTLGVPSASKDNAFIKFFRPKVDPSKADTLEASSLDKAAKQEGKKAEKSKSLASCFKFSYLCLVGVATDDPFPSPCHSTDTTSVGFIFIVGGASSKGRGQTVILYIGLYNK
- the LOC135238010 gene encoding uncharacterized protein LOC135238010 isoform X1, giving the protein MDFIKSLAKGSKEPEGTSKPEKEQKSLKMEKSPPAGGAAPAPSEPKEQDPNAKESGSTFSKIFRQKSLKDTQPAATNAPQEADPAAANKASKAAPPPEAAESKGKAPVKNSSKKELPKLTLGVPSASKDNAFIKFFRPKVDPSKADTLEASSLDKAAKQEGKKAEKSKSLASCFKFSYLCLVGVATDDPFPSPCHSTDTTSVGFIFIVGGASSKGRGQTVILYIGLYNK
- the LOC135238010 gene encoding uncharacterized protein LOC135238010 isoform X3, whose translation is MDFIKSLAKGSKEPEGTSKPEKEQKSLKMEKSPPAGGAAPAPSEPKEQDPNAKESGSTFSKIFRQKSLKDTQPAATNAPQEADPAAANKASKAAPPPEAAESKGKAPVKNSSKKELPKLTLGVPSASKDNAFIKFFRPKVDPSKADTLEASSLDKAAKQEGKKAEKSKSLASCFKCKNPKQQ